From the genome of Deferrivibrio essentukiensis:
TCTATTTATTTCTCTCTTATGTAACAATAACTTTCGAGTTCTAGTCGGTTCATGATTAGAAATATTGCCCTTTTCATACTCTGAAATATGTGCATTTAACAGAAAAGCTTCCCCATCTTTTATTTTGACAAAGGAATCACGCAAATTTACTTTGCCGGATTTGCAGGATTTAACCTCTGTACCCTTTAATTCTATACCTGCTTCAAAATTTTCAATTATTTCGTAATCATGAAAGGCTTTTTTATTCTGTGCTAATATCTTCATAATTTTATAATATCCGTTTTAATTAAAAAAAGCCACCTAAAAGGTGGCTTTATACGGGGACGACGAGACTTGAACTCGCGACCTCTGACGTGACAGGCCAGCGTTCTAACCAACTGAACTACGCCCCCAAAAATGGGCGGTGCAGGGATCGAACCTACGACCCTCGGCTTGTAAGGCCGATGCTCTCCCAGCTGAGCTAACCGCCCGATTATACGTCCCTAAGGGGATTTGAACCCCTGTTGCCGGCGTGAAAGGCCGGTGTCCTAGGCCAGGCTAGACGATAGGGACACTAAAATGAGCCGTGTAGGGATCGAACCTACGACCCACTGCTTAAAAGGCAGTTGCTCTACCTACTGAGCTAACGGCTCACTGTTTTTCCCAAAAGGGAAGGACTATATAGCAAAAGGTTTCCACCTTGTCAACAAGTTTTTTCAAAAAACTTTATTTAAAATTATAGTTTCTTCCCTATCGGTTCCGAGAGAGATAAGGGCGTACTCTACACCCAGCTCATTCTTTATAAACTCTACATATTTTTTGGCATTCTCAGGCAAATCATTGTATCTTTTCACCTTTGTTATATCTTCAGTCCAGCCGTCAAATTCCTTGTAAACAGGAGTTAGGTTTTCAAGTATTTTTATTTCTGGGGGGAAGGTTTCAAACACTTTACCATTATATTCATACCCTACACAGACCTTAATTTTATCAAAACCAGTCAACACATCTAACTTAGTCAAAGCTATATAATTTATTCCGCTTAACATTTTGGCATACTTTGTTGCTACTAAATCAAGCCATCCACAACGCCTTGGCCTGCCTGTTGTAGCACCATATTCACCGCCTACATCCCTTAATCTTTGGCCTGTTTCATCTTCAAGCTCTGTAGGGAAAGGTCCACTACCTACCCTGGTAGTATAAGCTTTTAATACACCAACAACATTGTTAAGAGATTGCGGTGCAAGCCCTGTCCCAGTAAATGCTCCGCCGGCAGTAGGGTTACTGGAAGTAACAAAAGGATATGTACCATGGTCAACATCAAGTAGTGTCCCCTGAGCACCTTCGAGCATTATATTTTTCCCTTCATTATAAAGCTTGTTTATCATATAACTTGTTTCAGCTACGTAAGGTTTGATAATCTCTCCATACTTTTTATAACTTTCAAAGACTTCCTGAGGATTAAGTGGCTCAAGGCCGTGTATCCTTTCTGCTATCAGATTTACTTCTTCAACATTTTGAAAAACCTTTTCTTTTAAAACCTCTTCGTCATAAAGGTCACATACCCTTAGACCTACACGTGCCATTTTGTCAGCATAACTTGGTCCAATACCTCTTCCTGTAGTACCAATCTTCTTACTCCCCTTTTTTGCTTCACTATGTTTATCAAAAATTTTATGATAAGGCATAATCAGATGAGCTCTTTTACTAACAAAAAATCTCCCTTCAAATGAAATCCCTCTTGCTTTTAAATCATTTATCTCCTCAATTAATGCTTCTGGATCAATAACAACACCATTACCAATTATATTTACTTTTCCATCGTGCATAATGCCGGAAGGGATTAAATGGAGTATATATTTTTCCCCTTTTATAACTACCGTATGACCTGCATTATGACCACCGGAAAATCTAACAACTACATCTGCTTCCTCAGTAAATAAATCTACAACTTTACCTTTACCTTCATCGCCCCATTGGGCACCCAATACCAAAGAACAACTCATAAGCTACCTCACGGAAATATATTTTTTATGCTGTACATAACTTCCAAATTTTGCAATTTACCTTTATCACTAACCCATAAAACTTTAAAGTCTTTTTTTCTCAATTCTTCTGCCCTTTTAAAGTTCTCTCTTCCTATAACCAAATAATCTATTTCAATTTTTTCATCCCTTAGTTCATACACAGGCAAAATCTCTTCCAAATTAAATGCCAACCCACACGCTGAAACATCTACCCCAAAGTTATGCATAAGGTTATCGTATCTGCCACCTGAAATTAAAACATTGCCACCGTCCGTAACAAATCTCACATTTATACCTGTGTAGTAATTAATACCGTTTACTTCAGCCAAATCAAAAACTATCTTATCTTTAGGTATCCCCATGCTAATCATATTATCATAAAGGGTTAACAACTCATCTAAGCGGCTGATAAGTTTTGTATTTAAAGACACCTTATTTTTAATTGAGTTTAAAACCTCTATCCCGCCAAAAGCTTTTGGAAGCTCTTCAAGCAAATCTGTATTTTTGCTCGATAAGTCTCCGCTATTAAATTTCTTTTTTAGCTCACAATAGTTTTTTGCCTTTAGCAGATTTAAATACTCTTCCTTGTTGTTTACCAGAGAAAGACACTCTTTCAATAAGTATATGTCGGTAAGTACTATTTTAAAATTCTCAATCCCAACCGATTCAATCCCTTTATAACCAATCGCAATAAGCTCAAGATCTCCATAAAGCTCTTCCTCGCCAAAGAGCTCGATCCCAATTTGCTGCATTTCAGACTTTAATCCCTTATTAACATTAACATTTCTAAATACACGCCCCTTATAGCTAAGCCTTATAGGTTTGGGATATGAGTTCATGTAATTTGCAACATTTCTACAAACTTGAGGTGTAAAGTCAGGGCGAAGCACCATTGATTTACCGGTATTTCTATCGATAAATCTTATGATATTTTCATCACTGAAATTCCATGCAGTTTTTGATAAAATGTCATAGTACTCATAAAGGGGAAGGTAAACTTCCGTATACCCGTATTGACTTAAAATTTTTTCTATATCTGCAGCAATTTTTTTTAGTTTTCGTGCCCTTTGAGGTAATTTTGTCTTAGTTTCCATCACATTACCTAATGCTCTTCAGTATAACTTCCTGGCAAGCACCAACCCCCCTGCCAAACTCTATATCCAAGCCAAACTTTTTAAATCCAAGCTC
Proteins encoded in this window:
- a CDS encoding adenylosuccinate synthase; its protein translation is MSCSLVLGAQWGDEGKGKVVDLFTEEADVVVRFSGGHNAGHTVVIKGEKYILHLIPSGIMHDGKVNIIGNGVVIDPEALIEEINDLKARGISFEGRFFVSKRAHLIMPYHKIFDKHSEAKKGSKKIGTTGRGIGPSYADKMARVGLRVCDLYDEEVLKEKVFQNVEEVNLIAERIHGLEPLNPQEVFESYKKYGEIIKPYVAETSYMINKLYNEGKNIMLEGAQGTLLDVDHGTYPFVTSSNPTAGGAFTGTGLAPQSLNNVVGVLKAYTTRVGSGPFPTELEDETGQRLRDVGGEYGATTGRPRRCGWLDLVATKYAKMLSGINYIALTKLDVLTGFDKIKVCVGYEYNGKVFETFPPEIKILENLTPVYKEFDGWTEDITKVKRYNDLPENAKKYVEFIKNELGVEYALISLGTDREETIILNKVF
- a CDS encoding ATP phosphoribosyltransferase regulatory subunit: METKTKLPQRARKLKKIAADIEKILSQYGYTEVYLPLYEYYDILSKTAWNFSDENIIRFIDRNTGKSMVLRPDFTPQVCRNVANYMNSYPKPIRLSYKGRVFRNVNVNKGLKSEMQQIGIELFGEEELYGDLELIAIGYKGIESVGIENFKIVLTDIYLLKECLSLVNNKEEYLNLLKAKNYCELKKKFNSGDLSSKNTDLLEELPKAFGGIEVLNSIKNKVSLNTKLISRLDELLTLYDNMISMGIPKDKIVFDLAEVNGINYYTGINVRFVTDGGNVLISGGRYDNLMHNFGVDVSACGLAFNLEEILPVYELRDEKIEIDYLVIGRENFKRAEELRKKDFKVLWVSDKGKLQNLEVMYSIKNIFP
- the smpB gene encoding SsrA-binding protein SmpB, with the translated sequence MKILAQNKKAFHDYEIIENFEAGIELKGTEVKSCKSGKVNLRDSFVKIKDGEAFLLNAHISEYEKGNISNHEPTRTRKLLLHKREINRLIGKAQEKGLTIIPLKIYLKKNLVKVEIALAKGKQAHDKRNTIKEKDLKKEISRDFKNKFIIK